From the Hyphomicrobium sp. ghe19 genome, one window contains:
- a CDS encoding L,D-transpeptidase has translation MLRAFVLAAVVFAAVPSVGVLAEPSGTDAPAAKTTETQSGTTMFFGDASKAAAPEAAKQPAPVAAKPQPLPPPTLTASVDLNRQTMSVSVNGDHLYTWAISSGTAQFPTPTGNFRPEWTSKMWYSRKYDNAPMPHAVFINGGVAVHGTSHVGSLGAPASHGCIRLAPGNAKTFYNLVQRHGLQLTRVSVHGRPNWRDGAVASRRERERREVDVANSNQGGWFWGNSWGSADSSYDAPPVKKKDHKGYAYVYIDGVPTKVYRKNNGEYVYKVPARPKKYYNTYGYAN, from the coding sequence ATGTTGCGGGCATTTGTGTTGGCGGCGGTTGTTTTCGCTGCCGTTCCTTCGGTTGGGGTGCTCGCTGAGCCGTCGGGAACCGACGCTCCTGCAGCGAAGACCACCGAAACCCAGTCTGGCACGACGATGTTCTTCGGGGACGCGAGCAAAGCCGCCGCTCCGGAAGCCGCAAAGCAGCCGGCGCCTGTCGCTGCAAAGCCGCAGCCGTTGCCGCCGCCGACGCTGACCGCGTCGGTCGATCTTAATCGACAGACGATGAGCGTTTCGGTCAACGGAGACCATCTCTACACCTGGGCGATCTCGTCAGGCACCGCGCAATTTCCTACTCCGACCGGAAACTTCCGCCCGGAATGGACCTCCAAAATGTGGTATTCGCGCAAATACGATAATGCGCCGATGCCTCATGCCGTTTTTATAAATGGCGGCGTGGCCGTTCATGGCACGTCTCACGTCGGCTCGCTCGGCGCGCCGGCTTCACACGGCTGCATCCGGCTTGCGCCTGGGAATGCGAAGACCTTTTACAATCTTGTCCAGCGCCACGGGCTGCAGCTGACGCGCGTCAGCGTTCACGGACGCCCGAACTGGCGTGATGGCGCCGTGGCGAGCCGCCGGGAACGGGAGCGCCGGGAGGTCGACGTTGCAAATAGCAATCAGGGCGGTTGGTTCTGGGGCAACAGCTGGGGCAGCGCCGATTCATCCTACGACGCGCCGCCCGTGAAAAAGAAAGATCATAAGGGATACGCCTACGTCTACATCGATGGCGTGCCGACGAAGGTCTACCGGAAGAACAATGGCGAGTACGTCTACAAAGTCCCGGCCCGGCCGAAAAAATATTACAACACGTACGGTTACGCCAATTGA
- a CDS encoding DUF1134 domain-containing protein yields the protein MRLLPALFALAASLAVAGQAAAAEPCTTKDFAAAIDQSGASLRTLTLEAQPKLQERMQRYRAALNLSDTDYENVALDAIQDATLDDLDQKSSALLLRVDSLGRVPEGVQPDCAKLQELHAAADELNTVIKSKSDYMLKRLDEKIAEAQRNAQPQKPVASAAPAAPSKPVQNTPQSPAPSAAPKAKKSPPPEVAAKAAPAPSEGWTASTKPNNASGPPVVAMTQPNEGLPFPPPAPLPPAEGGYTIDEIRDATRGFFGTVSTSLAGVIEHAFKQYGRPTAYVLGIEGGGAFLAGLRFGQGNLFMRSQPVVKKVYWHGPSLGTDFGASGSRTLFLIYNMDDPAALYRNFTGIDGSAYFVGGVGLTVLKGGPVIMAPIRSGVGMRLGANVGYLGFTEKPTWNPF from the coding sequence ATGCGATTGTTGCCAGCTCTCTTTGCTCTTGCCGCCTCGCTGGCTGTCGCCGGACAGGCCGCGGCTGCTGAGCCCTGCACCACGAAAGATTTCGCGGCCGCAATCGACCAATCGGGAGCGAGCCTCAGAACGCTGACGCTTGAGGCGCAGCCCAAACTTCAGGAACGGATGCAACGCTATCGGGCCGCTCTCAACCTCAGCGACACCGATTACGAAAACGTGGCCCTGGACGCGATCCAGGACGCGACGCTCGATGACCTCGACCAGAAGAGCAGCGCGCTGTTGCTGCGCGTGGATTCGCTCGGCCGCGTGCCAGAGGGCGTACAGCCCGATTGCGCGAAGCTGCAGGAATTGCACGCCGCCGCCGACGAGCTGAATACGGTCATCAAGAGCAAGTCCGACTACATGCTGAAGCGCCTCGATGAGAAGATCGCCGAGGCCCAGCGTAACGCCCAGCCCCAAAAGCCCGTCGCCTCGGCCGCGCCCGCCGCGCCTTCGAAGCCGGTTCAGAATACGCCGCAAAGTCCGGCACCGAGCGCTGCGCCAAAAGCCAAAAAGAGCCCGCCGCCCGAAGTCGCAGCGAAAGCGGCTCCAGCGCCGTCGGAAGGCTGGACCGCGAGCACGAAGCCCAATAATGCGAGCGGGCCGCCGGTCGTCGCCATGACGCAGCCGAATGAAGGACTGCCGTTCCCGCCCCCGGCTCCCCTACCTCCGGCGGAAGGCGGCTATACGATCGATGAAATCCGCGACGCGACGCGAGGCTTCTTCGGCACGGTGTCGACGAGCCTTGCGGGCGTCATCGAACATGCCTTCAAGCAGTACGGACGCCCGACAGCTTACGTGCTCGGAATAGAGGGCGGCGGAGCATTCCTGGCCGGCCTCCGCTTTGGTCAGGGCAACCTTTTCATGCGCTCGCAGCCCGTCGTCAAAAAAGTCTATTGGCACGGGCCCTCGCTCGGCACCGACTTTGGCGCCTCCGGGTCGAGGACGCTTTTCCTCATTTACAATATGGACGATCCGGCTGCGCTGTATCGCAACTTCACTGGGATCGACGGCTCGGCATATTTCGTCGGAGGCGTCGGACTGACTGTTCTCAAGGGCGGACCGGTCATCATGGCGCCGATCCGCTCCGGCGTGGGCATGCGCCTCGGCGCAAACGTCGGATATCTGGGCTTCACCGAAAAGCCGACTTGGAACCCGTTCTGA
- a CDS encoding thioesterase family protein, with amino-acid sequence MADLSSLKVGLEGSASALVTEERLATKVGSGDVPVFASPMLIALMEAAAVDCLDGHLPDDHQSLGVHLNVAHTAPTPIGFTVTAKATLKAVDGRKLTFDVSASDGAEQIGSGVHTRIVVDTPRFMARLAAKSLPRR; translated from the coding sequence ATGGCTGATTTATCATCGTTGAAGGTGGGCCTTGAAGGATCGGCGAGCGCCCTTGTCACTGAAGAGCGCCTCGCGACGAAGGTCGGCAGCGGTGACGTCCCCGTCTTCGCAAGTCCGATGCTCATAGCCTTGATGGAGGCAGCAGCCGTCGACTGTCTAGACGGGCATCTGCCGGATGATCACCAGAGCCTGGGCGTCCATCTCAACGTAGCGCATACTGCTCCGACCCCGATCGGCTTCACCGTTACAGCGAAAGCAACCTTAAAAGCGGTCGACGGACGCAAGCTGACCTTCGATGTCTCTGCCAGCGACGGGGCCGAACAGATTGGATCCGGCGTGCACACGCGAATTGTCGTCGACACTCCTCGGTTCATGGCGCGTCTCGCCGCCAAATCTCTGCCACGACGTTAG
- the msrB gene encoding peptide-methionine (R)-S-oxide reductase MsrB: MDKKTMPMDESEWRKRLSPEQYRVLREKGTEPPFTGEYLEVDSDGTFTCAACGNPLFSSDAKFDSGTGWPSFDEAIPGAVEYHTDTTHGMVRTEITCARCGSHLGHVFDDGPTESGKRYCINSVCLNLDEAGDGSAGGTEATGKK; encoded by the coding sequence ATGGACAAGAAAACGATGCCGATGGACGAGTCTGAGTGGCGGAAGCGATTGTCGCCCGAGCAGTATCGGGTGCTGCGTGAAAAGGGTACCGAGCCGCCATTCACAGGCGAGTATCTGGAAGTCGACAGCGACGGCACGTTTACGTGCGCGGCGTGCGGCAACCCGCTGTTCTCGTCGGACGCGAAATTCGACTCAGGCACGGGTTGGCCGTCGTTCGACGAGGCGATTCCCGGCGCGGTCGAATATCATACCGACACCACGCACGGCATGGTTCGCACCGAGATTACATGTGCGCGTTGCGGCTCGCATCTCGGCCACGTTTTTGACGATGGCCCGACCGAGAGCGGCAAGCGTTATTGCATCAACTCCGTGTGCCTCAATCTCGACGAGGCTGGCGACGGCAGCGCCGGTGGAACCGAAGCGACGGGTAAGAAGTAA
- a CDS encoding DUF72 domain-containing protein, producing the protein MPRKSATASTRASIRAGIGGWTFEPWRGVFYPDGLPHSKELPYASHHLATIEVNGTYYRTQKPATFASWAKESPDNFVFSLKGPRYTTNRRVLAEAGDSILRFIDSGITELGTKLGPLLWQFAPTKKFDEADFGAFLDLLPAKIGGLNLRHAVEPRHPSFCTPEFIELARKKSVAIVFADHATYPAIADVTADFVYARLQKGNDTIPTAYKPKALAEWAERAKVWASGSVPQDIPVIDPKNKPPQKPRDVFVYFIHEGKVRAPAAAMAFQELVSPAGKVGKPRA; encoded by the coding sequence ATGCCCCGTAAAAGCGCAACCGCCAGTACCCGCGCCAGTATCCGCGCCGGTATCGGCGGATGGACGTTCGAACCGTGGCGCGGCGTATTCTACCCCGATGGCCTTCCCCATTCAAAAGAGCTGCCATACGCCAGCCACCATCTCGCCACGATTGAGGTCAACGGCACCTACTACCGCACACAAAAACCGGCGACGTTCGCAAGCTGGGCCAAGGAAAGTCCCGATAATTTTGTCTTTTCCTTGAAAGGGCCCCGCTACACGACGAACCGCCGCGTCTTGGCGGAGGCGGGGGATTCGATCTTGCGTTTCATCGATTCCGGCATAACCGAACTTGGAACGAAGCTCGGGCCCCTGCTCTGGCAATTCGCACCGACAAAAAAGTTCGACGAAGCAGACTTCGGTGCCTTCCTCGATCTCTTGCCCGCGAAGATCGGCGGGCTCAATTTGAGACATGCCGTGGAACCGCGCCATCCCTCATTCTGCACGCCCGAATTCATAGAACTCGCGCGGAAGAAATCAGTCGCCATCGTCTTCGCCGATCACGCGACTTACCCCGCGATCGCCGACGTCACGGCCGATTTTGTTTACGCGCGGCTGCAGAAAGGCAATGACACGATCCCGACGGCATACAAGCCGAAGGCGCTCGCCGAGTGGGCCGAACGCGCGAAGGTGTGGGCATCCGGCAGCGTACCGCAAGATATTCCGGTGATCGATCCGAAGAACAAGCCCCCGCAGAAACCGCGCGACGTCTTCGTCTACTTCATTCACGAAGGCAAAGTCCGCGCCCCGGCCGCCGCCATGGCCTTTCAAGAGCTGGTCTCGCCCGCAGGCAAAGTAGGAAAGCCTCGGGCCTGA
- a CDS encoding energy transducer TonB, giving the protein MTAEDVAQTAGLSVAGFARWGTGASNRERNFYIALACAALLHASFFISAANNGHAKRLGSEKGADDAISVSLVTEADLKSRAMADEPVTPPPGPQAPTQEAQPPPQPVPTPKPEEAKQQPQPEQPPPPPQQQEKPQPETPPDMPEEVAEPDPVKPTQEAAAKPEEVSPESIPPELFSLETEDPSKMQSSDKPTPKPEAKPETKPEAKKPTPSKSASKPPAKPQKKNLAALDLSTPMAPSFGGGGGAAFQRPPGITRSGLNDAFARAVIRALQQTMPQLTGALGRVTVRILLSESGNVVEVKLLSGAKDPSLSQDVVFAAKQTSYPIPPAGSNLADRTFMVTYIYD; this is encoded by the coding sequence ATGACTGCCGAGGATGTGGCGCAAACGGCTGGTCTTTCTGTTGCGGGCTTCGCGCGCTGGGGCACGGGCGCGTCGAATCGCGAGAGAAATTTCTACATCGCGCTCGCATGCGCTGCGCTCTTACACGCTTCGTTTTTCATAAGCGCCGCCAACAATGGCCACGCCAAGCGTCTGGGCAGCGAAAAAGGCGCCGACGATGCGATCAGCGTTTCGCTGGTTACGGAAGCCGATCTCAAGAGCCGCGCGATGGCTGACGAGCCGGTGACGCCGCCTCCCGGTCCGCAGGCGCCCACGCAGGAAGCTCAGCCGCCGCCGCAGCCGGTTCCAACTCCGAAGCCGGAAGAAGCCAAGCAACAGCCCCAGCCTGAGCAGCCTCCCCCTCCGCCGCAACAGCAGGAGAAGCCGCAGCCGGAAACGCCTCCGGATATGCCGGAGGAAGTAGCGGAGCCTGATCCGGTGAAGCCCACTCAGGAGGCCGCGGCCAAGCCGGAAGAAGTCAGTCCGGAAAGCATCCCTCCGGAGCTCTTCTCGCTGGAGACGGAAGATCCTTCGAAGATGCAGAGCAGCGATAAGCCGACGCCGAAGCCGGAGGCTAAGCCCGAAACCAAGCCAGAAGCCAAAAAGCCGACACCCAGCAAGTCGGCGTCCAAGCCGCCCGCGAAGCCGCAAAAGAAGAACCTGGCGGCTCTCGATCTTTCGACACCGATGGCGCCGTCATTCGGCGGCGGGGGCGGAGCCGCATTCCAGCGGCCGCCCGGCATCACGCGATCGGGCCTCAATGATGCGTTTGCCCGGGCGGTTATCCGCGCGTTGCAACAGACGATGCCGCAGCTCACGGGGGCGCTCGGCCGCGTGACGGTCCGGATTTTGCTTTCGGAAAGCGGGAACGTAGTTGAGGTGAAGCTGCTGTCCGGCGCGAAGGATCCGTCGCTCAGTCAGGACGTTGTGTTTGCCGCCAAGCAGACGAGCTATCCGATACCGCCTGCCGGTTCCAATCTCGCCGACCGCACGTTCATGGTCACCTATATTTACGACTGA
- a CDS encoding MFS transporter has translation MTAKASRVAWAIVGMLWAVALLNYLDRQLVVTMPGPIKADLRLGDEKFGLLSSVFLWVYGIFSPVAGYVADRVGKKPVILTSLVVWSVATVASGLVSSFEGMLLARATLGVSEAFYMPAAVALIVEYHRGPTRSRATGLHLSGVYAGSVLGGLGGFMAEAFGWRAVFLVIGAIGVAYALLLTIIFPASSDGMQSAAPEDVDVPSKGGAAFSTLLSTPGFLLLLAMNVLDGAAYWPVRNWLAEFFRAELGVDPAWAGVYGPMTFNGAAFFGMLIASNLSDWWAGWNVRARALVPAIGFIIAAPCLFLMGAVEYVPVILGCIVVAGMSQGFLDANLMPAACTVVDFRFRATAYGLLNFAGTTAGGVMTYVGGRLKEQQVPFSATFQYASGMILVAGLLLLMVKPAGRRQQSTNTRVDEAVARSGP, from the coding sequence ATGACAGCAAAAGCAAGCCGCGTAGCGTGGGCGATTGTCGGCATGCTGTGGGCTGTCGCGCTGCTCAATTATCTCGACCGGCAGCTCGTTGTGACGATGCCCGGTCCGATCAAGGCCGATCTTCGCCTGGGTGACGAGAAATTCGGCCTGTTGTCCTCCGTCTTTCTTTGGGTCTACGGAATCTTTTCTCCCGTCGCGGGCTACGTTGCCGACCGTGTCGGTAAGAAGCCCGTCATTTTGACCAGTCTCGTTGTCTGGTCGGTCGCCACGGTTGCGAGCGGGCTCGTCAGTTCATTCGAAGGCATGCTTCTTGCGCGCGCGACGCTTGGGGTCAGCGAAGCCTTCTACATGCCTGCCGCCGTGGCGTTGATCGTCGAATATCACCGCGGACCGACACGTAGCCGGGCAACGGGTTTGCATCTCAGCGGGGTTTACGCTGGATCGGTGCTCGGGGGCCTCGGCGGCTTCATGGCGGAAGCGTTCGGCTGGCGCGCGGTCTTTCTCGTTATCGGAGCCATCGGCGTCGCGTACGCGCTTTTGCTGACGATCATTTTCCCGGCTTCGTCCGACGGCATGCAGTCGGCGGCGCCTGAGGATGTGGACGTTCCTTCGAAGGGCGGCGCCGCGTTCTCGACGCTGCTGTCGACGCCGGGTTTTCTGCTGCTCCTCGCGATGAACGTGCTCGATGGCGCCGCCTATTGGCCGGTACGGAATTGGCTTGCAGAATTCTTCCGCGCGGAACTCGGTGTCGATCCGGCGTGGGCGGGCGTTTATGGTCCGATGACGTTCAACGGCGCGGCGTTCTTCGGAATGCTGATTGCGAGCAATCTTTCCGACTGGTGGGCGGGCTGGAACGTGCGGGCACGCGCGCTTGTCCCGGCCATCGGATTTATCATTGCGGCGCCGTGTCTCTTTCTCATGGGAGCCGTTGAATATGTTCCTGTCATTCTCGGCTGCATCGTCGTCGCGGGCATGTCGCAAGGGTTTCTCGATGCGAATCTGATGCCGGCCGCGTGCACGGTCGTCGATTTTCGCTTTCGAGCCACGGCATACGGGCTTCTCAATTTCGCCGGGACGACAGCGGGTGGTGTCATGACATATGTCGGGGGTCGGTTGAAGGAGCAGCAGGTTCCGTTCAGCGCAACGTTTCAGTATGCGAGCGGAATGATCCTGGTAGCGGGTCTTCTACTTTTGATGGTCAAGCCGGCAGGGCGGCGGCAGCAATCCACCAACACCCGGGTTGATGAAGCTGTGGCTCGCTCAGGGCCTTAA
- a CDS encoding diguanylate cyclase, which produces MTGESIPAGIDSTIVERTIDSGFPLLMFPRRLEAAFEREGAAERCRKLAIGGLFGIVLYNLFLISDRLTAPDTFEIAVWMRLGVVTPIALLIIAALYFNPPVAVRELLVVGGSVILGAGSNFYLMQVTHGQHHDAQHQVIILILLFVTMVERVRFWYAVAACLGCFAIHAAALAMLPAYPLEYQISSNAVFGCAVVLSIFASYVLEREMRMNFLLSLRGRLQRRDLDLETRRDPLTGLLNRRSLDEVIEACNQSKAAGQELAIVLLDIDRFKSFNDTAGHQAGDVCLKRVAGIIQSELRDYVDAAFRFGGEEFILVLRGIDLATAVRISERIRRAIEDAAIPHPALPLGEVVTVSMGAASAVVSRDIRVGVIIAAADTALYAAKRNGRNQVAPRLPSADIVEMPDRKLRSK; this is translated from the coding sequence GTGACGGGTGAATCTATCCCTGCCGGTATCGACTCGACGATCGTCGAGCGGACGATCGACTCTGGCTTCCCGTTATTGATGTTCCCCCGGCGGCTCGAGGCCGCATTCGAACGCGAAGGCGCTGCCGAGCGGTGCCGGAAACTCGCGATCGGCGGCTTATTCGGCATCGTACTCTACAATCTGTTTTTGATATCGGACCGGCTGACGGCGCCGGATACTTTTGAAATAGCGGTGTGGATGCGTCTCGGGGTCGTTACGCCGATCGCATTGCTCATAATCGCAGCTCTCTACTTCAATCCCCCCGTTGCCGTGCGCGAATTGCTCGTGGTGGGAGGCTCCGTCATCCTTGGAGCGGGGAGCAACTTCTATTTGATGCAAGTCACGCACGGTCAGCACCACGATGCCCAGCACCAAGTCATCATCCTGATCCTGCTTTTCGTGACGATGGTTGAGAGGGTCCGCTTTTGGTACGCGGTCGCGGCGTGTCTCGGGTGTTTTGCAATCCACGCCGCCGCCTTGGCGATGCTTCCCGCCTATCCCCTGGAATATCAGATATCGTCGAATGCCGTTTTCGGCTGTGCCGTCGTTCTGTCGATCTTCGCCTCGTACGTGCTCGAACGTGAGATGCGGATGAACTTTCTGCTGTCTCTGCGCGGACGTCTGCAGCGCCGCGATCTCGACCTCGAGACCCGTCGCGATCCGTTGACCGGTCTTCTCAACCGCCGCTCGCTCGACGAAGTGATCGAGGCTTGCAACCAGAGCAAGGCTGCCGGGCAGGAACTCGCCATCGTGCTGCTCGATATCGACCGCTTCAAGTCATTCAACGACACCGCAGGTCATCAGGCTGGCGATGTATGCCTGAAGCGCGTCGCCGGCATCATTCAGAGTGAGCTTCGCGATTACGTCGATGCGGCGTTCCGGTTCGGCGGGGAAGAATTCATTCTCGTTCTGCGCGGGATAGATCTTGCAACCGCCGTCAGAATTTCGGAGCGCATCAGGCGCGCGATCGAAGACGCCGCAATTCCACATCCTGCGCTGCCATTGGGCGAAGTCGTGACGGTCAGCATGGGCGCCGCGTCCGCCGTTGTGAGCCGCGACATCCGAGTGGGCGTTATCATTGCCGCTGCGGACACCGCGCTATACGCGGCGAAGCGCAACGGGCGCAATCAGGTTGCGCCACGTCTGCCGAGCGCAGATATCGTCGAGATGCCGGATCGCAAACTTCGTTCGAAGTGA
- a CDS encoding SDR family NAD(P)-dependent oxidoreductase, whose product MPTVLVTGTSSGFGLVTVVELAKRGWDVVATMRDLAKRNELDRALAAAGAGSNVRIEQLDVTDPQSIDRAVTSLGLPDHPLDAVVHNAGVAVGGVFEDLDERHVRHVMEVNFFGVLALTKRLLPAFRAQRHGRIVIISSEAAFSGQPATSPYAASKWAIEGWAESLAYEVEHFNIDIILIEPGAYKTSIWESSPRVFPKTSPYLPMLQHLEVVVDAYVAKSARDPTEVAKAVANALETKRPRFRYPVGPTAKFMHFARGKLPSTLVRKIFNRFFSLNKVRW is encoded by the coding sequence ATGCCAACAGTTCTCGTCACCGGAACGTCGTCCGGCTTCGGTCTGGTGACGGTTGTCGAGCTTGCAAAACGCGGTTGGGACGTTGTCGCCACCATGCGCGACCTCGCAAAACGCAACGAGCTCGACCGTGCGTTGGCTGCCGCGGGAGCGGGCTCTAACGTCCGGATCGAACAGCTCGACGTAACCGATCCGCAGTCTATCGACCGCGCGGTCACGAGCCTCGGCCTCCCTGATCACCCTCTCGATGCCGTCGTCCATAACGCCGGCGTCGCTGTCGGCGGCGTGTTCGAGGATCTGGACGAACGACACGTGCGCCATGTGATGGAGGTGAATTTTTTTGGCGTGCTGGCGCTAACGAAGCGCTTGCTACCGGCGTTCCGCGCTCAGCGGCACGGGCGGATCGTCATCATCTCGAGCGAGGCCGCATTCTCTGGCCAGCCAGCCACATCACCATACGCCGCATCCAAATGGGCGATCGAAGGATGGGCGGAGTCCCTCGCCTACGAGGTCGAGCACTTCAATATCGATATTATATTGATCGAGCCTGGAGCGTACAAAACGAGCATCTGGGAAAGTTCGCCGCGCGTCTTCCCAAAGACGAGCCCCTACCTTCCCATGCTGCAGCATCTCGAGGTTGTGGTAGACGCGTATGTTGCAAAATCTGCCCGGGACCCGACAGAGGTCGCCAAAGCCGTCGCCAATGCTCTGGAGACCAAGCGGCCCAGGTTTCGCTATCCGGTCGGGCCGACGGCGAAATTCATGCACTTCGCGCGTGGCAAATTGCCGAGCACGCTCGTGCGTAAAATCTTCAATCGGTTTTTTTCTTTGAATAAGGTCCGCTGGTGA